One Ostreibacterium oceani genomic region harbors:
- the typA gene encoding translational GTPase TypA: MRENLRNIAIIAHVDHGKTTLVDELFTQSGSLDARAKLGERAMDSGDLEKERGITITAKNTAIHYNGYHINIVDTPGHADFGGEVERVLSMVDSVLLLVDAVDGPMPQTRFVTQKAFALGLKPIVIVNKIDRDGARPDWVINEIFDLFDKLGATDEQLDFPIIYASAVNGYAGLEDTVNSGDMTPIFDAIINKVPAPDTDVDGPFQMRVSSLGYDNFKGVIGIGRVNRGKIKSNTPITLIDGDGKKRQGRILQIFTFLGLEKVETDSAQAGDIVAITGVDDLNISDTLCDPQCVESMPVLTVDEPTMSMMFQVNTSPFAGKEGKYVTSRQIRERLDRELLHNVALRVEDTADPDKFRVSGRGELHLSVLIETMRREGFELAVARPEVIMREIDGEMQEPYEFVTLDVEESNQGAVMEQMGLRKGDLQNMISDGKGRVRLEYIIPTRGLIGYQTEFLTTTSGTGIKNQVFEHYGPTKGAGLRSRINGVLVSMVQGKVLGYALFNLQERGRMIVSPGDEVYEGQIVGIHNRDNDLVVNPLKAKQLTNVRASGSDDNIILTPPIKMTLEQALEFIQDDELVEVTPESIRVRKKFLKENERKRDSRSKG; the protein is encoded by the coding sequence ATGCGCGAAAATTTACGAAATATTGCTATTATTGCCCACGTCGACCACGGTAAAACAACCTTGGTAGACGAACTCTTTACCCAATCAGGTTCGCTAGATGCGCGAGCAAAACTCGGCGAACGCGCGATGGATTCGGGTGATTTGGAAAAAGAGCGCGGCATTACCATCACGGCAAAAAACACAGCCATTCATTACAATGGCTATCATATTAATATCGTTGATACGCCAGGCCATGCAGATTTCGGTGGAGAAGTCGAGCGCGTACTGTCAATGGTTGATTCGGTGCTGTTGTTGGTTGATGCGGTTGATGGGCCAATGCCGCAAACCCGATTTGTCACGCAAAAGGCCTTTGCGTTGGGGTTAAAGCCCATTGTTATCGTGAACAAAATTGACCGCGATGGCGCGCGTCCTGATTGGGTGATTAACGAAATATTTGATTTATTTGACAAGCTGGGCGCGACCGATGAGCAGCTAGATTTTCCGATTATTTATGCGTCAGCCGTAAACGGTTATGCGGGGCTAGAAGATACTGTCAATAGCGGTGATATGACCCCGATATTTGATGCCATCATTAACAAAGTCCCCGCGCCCGACACCGATGTTGACGGGCCGTTTCAAATGCGTGTTAGTTCGTTAGGCTATGATAATTTTAAAGGCGTTATCGGTATTGGTCGCGTTAACCGTGGCAAAATTAAATCGAATACACCCATTACACTAATCGATGGTGACGGTAAAAAACGACAAGGCCGCATTTTGCAGATATTTACCTTTTTAGGGCTAGAAAAAGTCGAAACCGATAGCGCACAAGCAGGTGATATCGTCGCGATTACAGGCGTTGATGATTTAAATATCTCTGATACGTTATGTGACCCGCAGTGCGTAGAGTCAATGCCTGTGTTGACAGTGGATGAACCCACCATGAGCATGATGTTTCAAGTTAATACGTCACCGTTTGCGGGTAAGGAAGGCAAATACGTGACCTCTCGCCAAATTCGTGAGCGCTTGGACCGAGAATTACTACATAACGTAGCACTGCGTGTAGAAGACACAGCAGACCCAGATAAATTTCGCGTCTCTGGACGTGGCGAGTTGCATCTGTCGGTGCTTATCGAGACCATGCGCCGCGAGGGGTTTGAATTAGCGGTTGCAAGACCTGAAGTCATTATGCGTGAAATCGATGGCGAGATGCAAGAACCATACGAATTCGTGACGCTAGACGTTGAAGAGTCTAACCAAGGTGCAGTCATGGAGCAAATGGGGTTGCGCAAAGGGGATTTGCAAAACATGATTAGCGATGGCAAAGGTCGTGTTCGCTTAGAGTATATTATTCCAACGCGCGGACTGATTGGCTATCAAACCGAGTTTTTGACAACCACGTCAGGCACGGGGATTAAAAACCAAGTATTCGAACACTACGGACCTACAAAAGGCGCAGGACTACGTAGTCGAATCAATGGGGTGTTGGTGTCGATGGTGCAGGGTAAAGTGTTAGGGTATGCGCTATTTAATTTGCAAGAGCGTGGTCGCATGATTGTCAGCCCTGGTGACGAAGTTTACGAAGGCCAAATCGTCGGTATTCATAACAGAGACAATGATTTAGTGGTAAATCCGCTAAAAGCCAAACAGCTGACGAATGTTCGTGCTTCAGGCTCGGATGATAATATTATTCTGACGCCGCCGATTAAAATGACACTAGAGCAAGCGTTAGAATTTATCCAAGATGATGAGTTGGTCGAAGTGACACCTGAGAGCATTCGTGTACGCAAAAAATTCCTCAAAGAAAACGAGCGTAAACGCGATTCGCGCAGCAAAGGCTAG